Genomic segment of Nostoc sp. TCL240-02:
TTTTCCCTCACCGCCGAGTCGATAGCGGAAAGGATGAGGGCGTTCTGTGAGGAGAGTTTCTAAATAGCGATCGCAGTCCCACACTGCCGGATAACGAGTTGATAGGCGATTTGAACCCCAAATTGCTGGGGTAATTAAGGCGAAACTCTTGCCAACATCCTGTGTCAGAAGTTGTTGGAGATGTTCGTCTAATGGCAGACATCGCACATCTACCATGTGTCCCTCACCCCCAAAGCGATACCAACCATCGTTAACTTTGTCATTGCAGAGATAAACTAAGCAGTAATCGGGGTCTAATTGCACTCCGTTTTCTAAAAATAAGCTGCCTCGTTCGCTACCATCTGCCAGTTTTTCTATCTTGACGCGCCGTTCGTCTTCTCTCAGTTGGGGGTGCAAATGTGGGATTGGTTTCCAAGGTACGAGGCGATCGTTTTTTTTCTCAACCCATACTTTTTTCTCAACCCATTTTTTTTCATTCCAGTCTTTAATAGCTATCCAACTGCCACTTTCAAATTTACCTGATAGTAATTGCTCTATTTGACTCTGCCATTTCTCGCCATTCCAACTTAACTGATATGTAATATTTTCGGCTCCTTTCTCAACTAAACAATTAAAAGGTGTGGGAACATAAAAGTTTTGTGGAGAATCACTTTTTGCCCAAAAAGGGCCAGCAAAATGTAAAGGTTCTATTTTGGCTTTGAGTTTTTCTTTGTCTGGTTCTTCTTGGGTATATGTGGCAGAAAATAAACCAGATAGGCTGGCTGCACTGGGAGGAAAACTTGTCCCGGAACGTCCTACTAAGTTGTCTGGTGATAAAAATCTGCCAGCACTGCCATATAAAAAACCTAATGGTTCAATTACCACTAAATACTTAAAAAGTGATTCTGCTGTTGAATTACTGCTAGAACTTCCATCTGCTATTTCTACTGCTGACATAATTGAAATCCTATTTTTGCAAGATTAATAATCCAGTTATTCAAGGCTTGATTGACATCTTTGCAGTCTTTTTTATTACCTAAGATACCATACGAGATGATTTTTTTATTTGGATCATCTTGCTCATATTGATTCCAGAGTATTTTTTCATTTTTAAGATTGAGGCATTCCTTTTTAGCAGGGAAATAAATCCCAAATAAGGCTAAAGCTATATCAGTTTGTTCACCTTTAAAAGCGTGACGGGATTCTAGTAACGCTACATCTGCATGGATATGTCCCCAGTTGGCTTTTTCGCCTGTTTGTTCGTTGCGATCGCAATATCCCTGCAATACATCCTGCAAACACCACCAAGGACACACCCAGTCTAAATAATTACCACCATTAAACAAGATGCGAATAGCCAGGCGATCGCGTCCTTGATTTTTGGCGAGTTTCTCTACATCTCGGCAATTTTGTAGTATATCTCGCTGGGGAACACCCGGTGCAGCCCAAACAAAACCGACACTAACGCCAATTGGTATTTTATGTTGTTTCCATAAGGCGTTATCATTTTCAGAATTGAAGTTATAAAACCAATCAAGGCATTCTTGAGCCTTAAGTACAGGTTCCCTAAATAAGCTTTCGGCTTCTATTTGATTTAGACCTGCTTCTTCTACTGCATCTTGTAAGCTTGGATCATCTGCATAATTTACTTTGATGATTTGAGCGAATTCATGTCTAAGTTCCCAAGAGATTTTTACGTCTTTATGTAAACCTTTTTCATCGAATTCTTTTCGGAAATTAGTTATTTCTTTTGCCAATTTAGGAGACAATTTTACCACAGTATTACTTAAGTGTGATATTAACTTTTTGAGAAATTTTTTATCAGGAGGAGTTCGATAAAAAACACCCAGAAAATCATCACCTCCAGCATAAATAACTCTACCTTTTCCAGTACCATTTAAAGTGGGTTTAAAAGTTTTTTCACCCCAATGTAGCATGGCATAGCTAAAGTCATAAGTTGCTGCATCTGAGTTGATTTTTTGATTTTTTGATAATTCTTTGAGATAGTCTCCAGCTTTATCACCATCACCTTGAAACCAGCCACTCCAACGATTATCTGGTTCTATTTTTTCTTGCTTTTTATTTTTATTCAGCCTATTTAAATCGCGGTATGTTTCAGGAATTTCTTGAGTTGCAATGCCAACACGAGTTGCGATCGCCTCTAAAGTAATTAAACGTTTAATCACTTCGGGTATACTCAATTCCTCATCAGGGTCAATAATCGCTGAACCATATTCATTTATGATTTCGTCACATTCTTGCTGATTAATTTTCGGAAATCTATCTTCAAGAAACTTAATAAAACCTTTACCATATCTCGCAACTAGCCTGTCACGTATTTCTTGATTATTTTTATTGAGTTCTTCAACAATATGCTCAATAAAGTTCTGACCCACTGCGTAACTTAGCTGCTTGTAAAACTCTTGAATTTCAGTTTTTTGAGCTTTATAATCGCAAGTTTTAGGATGATTACTACCCAGACTAGGAATAGCGATCGCATCTGCACCAGATAGGGTTGAACTTTCCCCAGTCCAGTTAATCGCAGTCCAATTGCGCCGCCGCTTGATTTCGTTTAAATTACCTCGCGCTGCGGTAATTGTTTCACCTTGTCCCCAAAAAAACTCCCAAGTATAATTTGTCCATAAATTCCATACTCGTCGCCAAGAATACTCCCAAGGAACATTATCTTCAATCCATTGGCGACAAGTGTGTGTAACATCACTCCAAGCAGAGTAAAAAACTTCCTCAACCTCCTTTTGAGGAAAATCACCTTTAATGATTATTTGGTTAGGAGTTCCTTGAGTCAAATTGATAGTAGCTGGAGACACCACCCAAAATCCTTTATCTCTAGCTTCTCGACAAATATTGCTGGCTAGATAAGACAAGATAAAAGAACTACCATATAAATCTCGCAATTTACGGGATTTCTCGATAAATCCTTGAACAGGTGCAAAGGTGATTGCTGTATAGATTGTATCTGTCATTAATGATGGTTATTGCTGTTGGTATTTTAGTAATACATAATCTAGCAGGTAGGTGGAAACTACCCTTTCCACCCACCCTAGAGCTTAATAGCGGTTAATTGAGAACCGCTATTAAGCCTGATTCAAGGCTTGAGCATCTGTTGTATGGATACCCAGATGACAGCAGCCACACCTACAAAGAGGGTAATAACAATATCATCACCCAATAAGCTTCTTACTTGTTGTGAAGTAATGAGTGTGTGGATTGTACTACCACCTGAAATGATGCTAAATGCACTAGTTGTTACATTTACAAACTGTACCAAACTCAATTTCCCTGGCTTACCTAAATAGATTTTGAGTACTAAATGATATGTAACACAAACAACAATTAAAACAGCCAACAAAATTAACTTGGTTGAACACATAGAGATCCCCCTCACTTTCTATGTAAATATCTAAGTTCAAAGATTCAAACGCCACAAAGACTAATGCTTAGGTATGCAAGCATGAACAGATGCGACAGATACGCACAAGTATTGAATTTGCAATACCAAGTTATGTGAAGTTAATCTCGATATTTGTAGACAGTGGGGAAAGCTCTTGTTGATAAAAATCTGGCAAAAACTCGCGCTTCTGATTTATTTTTGTAGCGTTCTTCTACGACTTGACTTGTAGAAGCAGACTCCGAGTTCTTTATAATTCTGATCTGAACTTGCAACCTATACTTGCTAAAAAGTATAGTTTTATACCATTGCGTTTGTGATTTTTGCTGCTGAGGCTTGCTGTTTGTTGTGAAAATAAAATTATCAGGTGTACCTGTTAAACGTTTAACTGTCGCGGTGGGATTTCCCCTTGGATCGTTTGATATTATTGTCACCATAAAAAAATTCCTTGTTCTTGAGGATATTCTCTGTATACTGTATACCACATCTAGTCATGAAATGGGAATAAATCGCTAGGTACAAATAAACTAAGTACCCGGACAGAAATATTTACACATGAGGTTTAAGACTGGATAAGGGTTTCAGGTCAAAATTTGTGTAATTAATTTTGTCTTACTACTTATGTATAGAGGTTGTGATTTGAATGATTTTGCTGTGGCGCGATCGCGCCACACCTGAACAGCTTGAACAAATGTTGGAACAGCATAAGTTCTACGTGAAAAAGCTCTTGAGCGGGGGAGCTTTCACGCCACTTGCGAGTAAGGTTTGTACCTCCGAACCCAGGGGAAAACTTCATCTGCCCCCTCCGCTCCCCTGCT
This window contains:
- a CDS encoding type III-B CRISPR-associated protein Cas10/Cmr2, with amino-acid sequence MTDTIYTAITFAPVQGFIEKSRKLRDLYGSSFILSYLASNICREARDKGFWVVSPATINLTQGTPNQIIIKGDFPQKEVEEVFYSAWSDVTHTCRQWIEDNVPWEYSWRRVWNLWTNYTWEFFWGQGETITAARGNLNEIKRRRNWTAINWTGESSTLSGADAIAIPSLGSNHPKTCDYKAQKTEIQEFYKQLSYAVGQNFIEHIVEELNKNNQEIRDRLVARYGKGFIKFLEDRFPKINQQECDEIINEYGSAIIDPDEELSIPEVIKRLITLEAIATRVGIATQEIPETYRDLNRLNKNKKQEKIEPDNRWSGWFQGDGDKAGDYLKELSKNQKINSDAATYDFSYAMLHWGEKTFKPTLNGTGKGRVIYAGGDDFLGVFYRTPPDKKFLKKLISHLSNTVVKLSPKLAKEITNFRKEFDEKGLHKDVKISWELRHEFAQIIKVNYADDPSLQDAVEEAGLNQIEAESLFREPVLKAQECLDWFYNFNSENDNALWKQHKIPIGVSVGFVWAAPGVPQRDILQNCRDVEKLAKNQGRDRLAIRILFNGGNYLDWVCPWWCLQDVLQGYCDRNEQTGEKANWGHIHADVALLESRHAFKGEQTDIALALFGIYFPAKKECLNLKNEKILWNQYEQDDPNKKIISYGILGNKKDCKDVNQALNNWIINLAKIGFQLCQQ
- a CDS encoding type III-B CRISPR module-associated Cmr3 family protein, coding for MSAVEIADGSSSSNSTAESLFKYLVVIEPLGFLYGSAGRFLSPDNLVGRSGTSFPPSAASLSGLFSATYTQEEPDKEKLKAKIEPLHFAGPFWAKSDSPQNFYVPTPFNCLVEKGAENITYQLSWNGEKWQSQIEQLLSGKFESGSWIAIKDWNEKKWVEKKVWVEKKNDRLVPWKPIPHLHPQLREDERRVKIEKLADGSERGSLFLENGVQLDPDYCLVYLCNDKVNDGWYRFGGEGHMVDVRCLPLDEHLQQLLTQDVGKSFALITPAIWGSNRLSTRYPAVWDCDRYLETLLTERPHPFRYRLGGEGKTKRLSRGRYAIPAGTVYVMKTPLKAWQSWDVQWFPKEGPSLKRWGCGLALPLPSALGYTPPEAIA